The following proteins are encoded in a genomic region of Tenebrio molitor chromosome 7, icTenMoli1.1, whole genome shotgun sequence:
- the LOC138135201 gene encoding uncharacterized protein, translated as MLVARIFLIHVLIVVTSSQVSKIVKHNPLLSRRKRYLAFPMKSNFVITLSFIKPFMVVQPRGFNLLGECDIPFDLPSDTRLFKKQRRDHHLRRRDVLMEFENAFFQGGLNGSECVRRMICEARDYIQAGGKSLVKDILSAIFASSEIDLNVRYEDSCHAVLPPECDVPLLSYILGSLFTHELY; from the exons ATGTTAGTGGCAAGAATCTTCTTAATACATGTTCTAATCGTTGTAACGTCGTCACAAGTTTCCAAAATAGTTAAACACAATCCGTTGCTGTCACGACGGAAGCGTTATCTAGCTTTCCCCATGAAGAGCAATTTCGTG ATTACTCTTTCGTTTATCAAGCCTTTCATGGTGGTGCAGCCGAGAGGGTTCAATCTTCTGGGGGAGTGCGATATACCATTTGACTTACCAAGCGACACCAGACTGTTCAAGAAGCAGCGCCGCGATCACCACTTGCGGAGAAGAGATGTCCTCATGGAATTCGAAAATGCATTTTTCCA AGGTGGTCTGAACGGCAGTGAATGTGTGAGAAGAATGATTTGTGAAGCTCGAGACTACATTCAAGCGGGAGGTAAATCTCTAGTCAAAGACATTTTATCGGCCATATTCGC gtcTTCTGAAATTGATTTGAATGTGAGATACGAGGATTCCTGTCATGCTGTGTTGCCCCCGGAATGCGATGTACCACTTCTTAGCTACATTTTGGGCAGCCTGTTTACACATgaactttattaa
- the LOC138134801 gene encoding uncharacterized protein → MLLLRLIPIGILLTASLAQQTKIVKKNVFLHRNKRYIAFPMNSNFVITLSLSKPLMEVQPKGFNVVLECDVPFALPSDTRLYKNLKNHLIQRREIFSSFETTFNKYGLNGNACVKRMICEVQDIDPSNKSLVKDILFTIFNVSDIDHLEYANPCSHLTFSECSIPFLKYIVGSLTDS, encoded by the exons ATGTTGTTACTGAGACTAATCCCAATCGGCATTTTACTGACTGCATCACTAgcacaacaaacaaaaatagtaaaaaagaATGTATTTTTACATCGAAACAAGAGATATATTGCTTTTCCAATGAACAGCAATTTTGTG ATAACACTGTCTCTCAGTAAACCATTAATGGAGGTTCAGCCTAAGGGATTTAATGTTGTCCTAGAGTGCGATGTACCTTTCGCTTTGCCAAGCGACACCAGACTctataaaaatctaaaaaatcaTCTCATACAAAGACGAGAAATTTTCTCAAGCTTTGAAACAACTTTTAACAA atACGGCCTAAATGGCAATGCTTGCGTGAAAAGAATGATTTGTGAAGTCCAGGATATTGATCCTTCTAATAAATCCCTAGttaaagacattttatttaccATATTTAA TGTTTCGGATATCGATCATCTGGAGTATGCAAATCCATGCTCTCACCTAACTTTTTCTGAGTGTTCTATACCATTTCTGAAATATATTGTAGGAAGTCTGACAGACTCATAA
- the AdamTS-B gene encoding A disintegrin and metalloproteinase with thrombospondin motifs 7 isoform X1: MGPGAPPNPFKWHWISFLLFFATCATNADKTCTGLYSGVLSSEVHETIPRKVSPRGEYISHNLTSFHDDGQVHFNISLHDKEHLLILEPVRNFLAPALVIERRRRDTHVRSKPSDKSKNCHFQGIVHGQPNSRVAVSTCNGLTGMLHTEHGKYYIEPSHHPMKRIDPGHPHLIYKRSAVVSGHSKKKKKRKRRKHFRDCGTREPRKMSELEWQKQLGKVKVQEKKHKNKHKIDIPSVHQSQMKKHKYKKVDGREKRSVSKPQYVETLLVADPTMVEFHEDGDIETYLLTIMNMVSSLYMDPSIGNLIKVVVVKIVLIDDPLSEPELNVSVNADQTLKNFCKWQKNLNPGNDSHPHHHDVAILITRKDICARQNVPCNTLGVAHVAGMCKSGRSCSVNEDNGITLAHTIAHEMGHNFGMYHDTEKIGCKGRQGNTSHIMTPSFEADTVGVSWSRCSRRDITNFLDKGLGQCLQDEPEDSEEYEYPELPPGAMYNADYQCRFQFGGEATVCSPLDEICSRLWCLVNDTCTTQLRPAAPGTNCGKHKWCQDQKCVPIMEPPVAIDGGWGEWSSWSECSRTCGAGVSVTQRECDHPTPTAGGRFCTGERRRYRICNTDPCPDNSPTFRAVQCSRYNKQPYEGRTYEWQPYFDQDEPCQLFCSDANETVIVPWGEYAADGTPCNVGSRDVCISGICRKVGCDWVVDSTAHEDDCGICQGDGTKCDKIEGLYSKQSYSPGYREVVVIPPGARNIRIEEKDHSQNYISIGSALAKKFYLNGKRHITLPGEYTVAGAQALYERDNQLEKIRIPGPIREPIVVYVIFRGKVHNPGVEYKYSIWKRETTHQLKYTWIMGDWSQCSATCGGGVQHRRPLCRESTVGAVPSVIDGTSTIVDEVMCDVTERPEKWSRTCNDDPCPTHWWVGPWQSCPVTCANKGERAMKRRSVMCVDGQEMALPDRFCDRSARPLEYAPCRTLPTCFD; this comes from the exons GTTTGTACAGCGGCGTTTTGTCATCCGAGGTCCACGAGACGATTCCCAGAAAAGTGTCTCCCAGAGGCGAATACATTTCCCACAACTTAACAAGTTTTCACGACGACGGTCAGGTGCACTTCAACATATCCCTACACGATAAAGAACACCTATTGATACTTGAACCGGTCCGAAATTTTTTAGCTCCCGCTCTCGTGATCGAGAGGCGAAGAAGGGACACACACGTGAGATCAAAACCGAGCGATAAATCcaaaaactgtcattttcaagGCATTGTTCATGGTCAGCCGAATTCCAGGGTGGCCGTTTCGACGTGTAATGGACTG ACAGGTATGTTACACACTGAACACGGCAAGTACTATATCGAACCCTCGCATCATCCGATGAAACGAATCGACCCCGGACACCCCCATCTCATCTACAAGAGGTCGGCAGTCGTGTCCGGCCActcgaagaagaagaagaagaggaaaAGGAGGAAGCACTTTCGGGACTGCGGCACCAGGGAGCCGAGAAAAATGTCGGA GCTGGAATGGCAGAAACAGCTCGGCAAAGTAAAGGTGCAAGAGAAAAAGCACAagaataaacacaaaattgatATCCCAAGCGTACACCAGTCTCAAATGAAAAAGCATAAATATAAGAAAGTTGATGGAAGGGAAAAGCGGTCGGTGAGCAAACCGCAATATGTCGAGACTTTACTCGTGGCTGATCCCACGATGGTCGAGTTTCACGAAGACGGCGACATAGAGACCTATTTACTCACCATAATGAACATG GTGTCGTCCCTTTACATGGACCCGAGTATAGGCAATTTGATAAAGGTCGTTGTAGtaaaaatcgttttaataGACGATCCCCTATCGGAACCGGAACTAAACGTATCCGTCAACGCGGATCAGACCTTAAAGAACTTTTGCAAAtggcaaaaaaatttaaatcccGGAAACGACTCGCACCCTCATCACCACGACGTCGCTATTCTCATCACGCGGAAGGATATTTGTGCCAGACAAAACGTTCCCTGCAACACTCTGGGGGTTGCCCACGTTGCAGGGATGTGCAAATCCGGCAGGAGCTGCAGCGTTAACGAGGACAACGGGATCACCCTGGCCCACACCATCGCGCACGAAATGGGACACAA CTTCGGAATGTACCACGACACGGAAAAAATCGGTTGCAAAGGCAGACAGGGCAACACTTCACACATCATGACACCGAGCTTTGAAGCCGACACAGTGGGGGTCAGCTGGTCTCGTTGTAGCCGTCGAGATATCACCAACTTCCTTGA CAAGGGCCTCGGACAATGCCTGCAAGATGAACCGGAAGATAGCGAGGAGTACGAGTATCCCGAACTGCCCCCCGGAGCAATGTACAACGCAGATTACCAGTGCCGGTTTCAATTTGGGGGAGAAGCTACTGTCTGTTCCCCCTTGGATGAGATATGCTCTAGGTTGTGGTGTTTGGTGAACGATACTTGTACGACGCAGCTGAGGCCCGCTGCTCCGGGAACCAACTGCGGAAAACACAAG TGGTGTCAGGATCAGAAATGCGTGCCGATAATGGAGCCTCCTGTAGCGATAGACGGCGGTTGGGGAGAATGGAGTTCCTGGAGCGAGTGTTCTCGCACCTGTGGTGCCGGTGTGTCCGTCACACAAAGAGAATGCGACCACCCGACACCGACAGCCGGAGGTCGTTTTTGCACGGGAGAACGAAGACGATACCGCATCTGCAACACCGATCCCTGTCCAGACAACAGCCCCACTTTCCGGGCGGTCCAGTGCTCCAGATACAATAAGCAGCCCTACGAGGGCAGGACGTACGAGTGGCAACCCTACTTCGATCAAG ATGAGCCTTGCCAGTTATTCTGCAGTGACGCTAATGAAACAGTAATTGTTCCTTGGGGCGAGTATGCAGCTGATGGTACTCCGTGCAACGTCGGCTCGAGAGACGTGTGCATATCCGGGATTTGCAGG AAGGTGGGTTGTGATTGGGTGGTGGATTCGACGGCGCACGAGGATGATTGCGGCATTTGTCAAGGTGACGGTACGAAATGCGACAAAATCGAGGGGTTGTACAGCAAACAAAGCTACTCTCCGGGGTATCGAGAAGTCGTTGTAATACCACCCGGTGCACGCAATATCCGCATCGAGGAAAAGGATCACTCTCAAAACTACATCAGCATAGGGAGCGCCCTAGCCAAGAAATTCTATCTCAATGGAAAACG GCACATCACGTTGCCGGGGGAATATACAGTGGCAGGGGCTCAAGCCCTTTACGAAAGGGACAACCAGTTGGAGAAGATTCGAATACCGGGTCCGATACGGGAACCTATAGTCGTTTAT GTAATTTTCAGAGGAAAAGTACACAATCCGGGTGTCGAATACAAGTATTCAATTTGGAAACGCGAAACCACCCACCAACTTAAATACACGTGGATAATGGGTGACTGGTCGCAGTGCTCGGCGACCTGCGGCGGCGGCGTCCAACACCGCAGGCCCCTCTGCCGGGAGTCGACGGTGGGGGCAGTTCCCTCTGTTATCGACGGCACATCAACCATCGTCGATGAAGTTATGTGCGACGTCACCGAAAGGCCGGAGAAATGGTCCAGGACGTGCAACGACGATCCTTGTCCCACCCACTGGTGGGTGGGACCGTGGCAGTCCTGTCCCGTCACGTGTGCCAACAAG GGCGAGAGAGCGATGAAGAGGCGCAGCGTTATGTGCGTCGACGGACAGGAGATGGCGCTTCCGGACCGCTTCTGTGACAGGAGCGCCAGGCCTCTGGAGTACGCTCCTTGCAGGACTCTACCAACGTGTTTCGATTGA
- the AdamTS-B gene encoding A disintegrin and metalloproteinase with thrombospondin motifs 7 isoform X2, giving the protein MLHTEHGKYYIEPSHHPMKRIDPGHPHLIYKRSAVVSGHSKKKKKRKRRKHFRDCGTREPRKMSELEWQKQLGKVKVQEKKHKNKHKIDIPSVHQSQMKKHKYKKVDGREKRSVSKPQYVETLLVADPTMVEFHEDGDIETYLLTIMNMVSSLYMDPSIGNLIKVVVVKIVLIDDPLSEPELNVSVNADQTLKNFCKWQKNLNPGNDSHPHHHDVAILITRKDICARQNVPCNTLGVAHVAGMCKSGRSCSVNEDNGITLAHTIAHEMGHNFGMYHDTEKIGCKGRQGNTSHIMTPSFEADTVGVSWSRCSRRDITNFLDKGLGQCLQDEPEDSEEYEYPELPPGAMYNADYQCRFQFGGEATVCSPLDEICSRLWCLVNDTCTTQLRPAAPGTNCGKHKWCQDQKCVPIMEPPVAIDGGWGEWSSWSECSRTCGAGVSVTQRECDHPTPTAGGRFCTGERRRYRICNTDPCPDNSPTFRAVQCSRYNKQPYEGRTYEWQPYFDQDEPCQLFCSDANETVIVPWGEYAADGTPCNVGSRDVCISGICRKVGCDWVVDSTAHEDDCGICQGDGTKCDKIEGLYSKQSYSPGYREVVVIPPGARNIRIEEKDHSQNYISIGSALAKKFYLNGKRHITLPGEYTVAGAQALYERDNQLEKIRIPGPIREPIVVYVIFRGKVHNPGVEYKYSIWKRETTHQLKYTWIMGDWSQCSATCGGGVQHRRPLCRESTVGAVPSVIDGTSTIVDEVMCDVTERPEKWSRTCNDDPCPTHWWVGPWQSCPVTCANKGERAMKRRSVMCVDGQEMALPDRFCDRSARPLEYAPCRTLPTCFD; this is encoded by the exons ATGTTACACACTGAACACGGCAAGTACTATATCGAACCCTCGCATCATCCGATGAAACGAATCGACCCCGGACACCCCCATCTCATCTACAAGAGGTCGGCAGTCGTGTCCGGCCActcgaagaagaagaagaagaggaaaAGGAGGAAGCACTTTCGGGACTGCGGCACCAGGGAGCCGAGAAAAATGTCGGA GCTGGAATGGCAGAAACAGCTCGGCAAAGTAAAGGTGCAAGAGAAAAAGCACAagaataaacacaaaattgatATCCCAAGCGTACACCAGTCTCAAATGAAAAAGCATAAATATAAGAAAGTTGATGGAAGGGAAAAGCGGTCGGTGAGCAAACCGCAATATGTCGAGACTTTACTCGTGGCTGATCCCACGATGGTCGAGTTTCACGAAGACGGCGACATAGAGACCTATTTACTCACCATAATGAACATG GTGTCGTCCCTTTACATGGACCCGAGTATAGGCAATTTGATAAAGGTCGTTGTAGtaaaaatcgttttaataGACGATCCCCTATCGGAACCGGAACTAAACGTATCCGTCAACGCGGATCAGACCTTAAAGAACTTTTGCAAAtggcaaaaaaatttaaatcccGGAAACGACTCGCACCCTCATCACCACGACGTCGCTATTCTCATCACGCGGAAGGATATTTGTGCCAGACAAAACGTTCCCTGCAACACTCTGGGGGTTGCCCACGTTGCAGGGATGTGCAAATCCGGCAGGAGCTGCAGCGTTAACGAGGACAACGGGATCACCCTGGCCCACACCATCGCGCACGAAATGGGACACAA CTTCGGAATGTACCACGACACGGAAAAAATCGGTTGCAAAGGCAGACAGGGCAACACTTCACACATCATGACACCGAGCTTTGAAGCCGACACAGTGGGGGTCAGCTGGTCTCGTTGTAGCCGTCGAGATATCACCAACTTCCTTGA CAAGGGCCTCGGACAATGCCTGCAAGATGAACCGGAAGATAGCGAGGAGTACGAGTATCCCGAACTGCCCCCCGGAGCAATGTACAACGCAGATTACCAGTGCCGGTTTCAATTTGGGGGAGAAGCTACTGTCTGTTCCCCCTTGGATGAGATATGCTCTAGGTTGTGGTGTTTGGTGAACGATACTTGTACGACGCAGCTGAGGCCCGCTGCTCCGGGAACCAACTGCGGAAAACACAAG TGGTGTCAGGATCAGAAATGCGTGCCGATAATGGAGCCTCCTGTAGCGATAGACGGCGGTTGGGGAGAATGGAGTTCCTGGAGCGAGTGTTCTCGCACCTGTGGTGCCGGTGTGTCCGTCACACAAAGAGAATGCGACCACCCGACACCGACAGCCGGAGGTCGTTTTTGCACGGGAGAACGAAGACGATACCGCATCTGCAACACCGATCCCTGTCCAGACAACAGCCCCACTTTCCGGGCGGTCCAGTGCTCCAGATACAATAAGCAGCCCTACGAGGGCAGGACGTACGAGTGGCAACCCTACTTCGATCAAG ATGAGCCTTGCCAGTTATTCTGCAGTGACGCTAATGAAACAGTAATTGTTCCTTGGGGCGAGTATGCAGCTGATGGTACTCCGTGCAACGTCGGCTCGAGAGACGTGTGCATATCCGGGATTTGCAGG AAGGTGGGTTGTGATTGGGTGGTGGATTCGACGGCGCACGAGGATGATTGCGGCATTTGTCAAGGTGACGGTACGAAATGCGACAAAATCGAGGGGTTGTACAGCAAACAAAGCTACTCTCCGGGGTATCGAGAAGTCGTTGTAATACCACCCGGTGCACGCAATATCCGCATCGAGGAAAAGGATCACTCTCAAAACTACATCAGCATAGGGAGCGCCCTAGCCAAGAAATTCTATCTCAATGGAAAACG GCACATCACGTTGCCGGGGGAATATACAGTGGCAGGGGCTCAAGCCCTTTACGAAAGGGACAACCAGTTGGAGAAGATTCGAATACCGGGTCCGATACGGGAACCTATAGTCGTTTAT GTAATTTTCAGAGGAAAAGTACACAATCCGGGTGTCGAATACAAGTATTCAATTTGGAAACGCGAAACCACCCACCAACTTAAATACACGTGGATAATGGGTGACTGGTCGCAGTGCTCGGCGACCTGCGGCGGCGGCGTCCAACACCGCAGGCCCCTCTGCCGGGAGTCGACGGTGGGGGCAGTTCCCTCTGTTATCGACGGCACATCAACCATCGTCGATGAAGTTATGTGCGACGTCACCGAAAGGCCGGAGAAATGGTCCAGGACGTGCAACGACGATCCTTGTCCCACCCACTGGTGGGTGGGACCGTGGCAGTCCTGTCCCGTCACGTGTGCCAACAAG GGCGAGAGAGCGATGAAGAGGCGCAGCGTTATGTGCGTCGACGGACAGGAGATGGCGCTTCCGGACCGCTTCTGTGACAGGAGCGCCAGGCCTCTGGAGTACGCTCCTTGCAGGACTCTACCAACGTGTTTCGATTGA